A genomic segment from Pseudobdellovibrionaceae bacterium encodes:
- a CDS encoding HD domain-containing protein translates to MIFLLWDLSVILKKRQFHQTMRLAALLHDIGTFPLSHTTELAYIRHWKKRKQNGYKGIDHNHETLGSHVLCQTDFDGGLTRILKEGGVDPVELSNIIKGTSKNTLANQLVHSDIDADRMDYLLRDAYHTGVRLGIYDIDFLIRNMVLVNHGGHTVLAFKEEAMHVVESFLVNRYFWYSQIISDGTNYKFDLVAAKIYEYFLENGLAHSFEDLINEVSQKPMEYFTFNDSYFMAKINEYLAGRIKHPMISELSVMLTQRVPPAQIRIAPVVPTLVRGKEERDKLLENVNKAFQWLEEIMADEFPEDWVITDLPNRDVSFTQSKKELIQKYKDPLYGSEGVKILTRSGDLELLVDRDSALTSFLAEVKNFIPRIYVSPTTYDKLEKKGILDKFKERLKSELKSPTPIKAGR, encoded by the coding sequence ATGATTTTTTTGCTGTGGGACCTGTCAGTCATTCTGAAAAAAAGACAATTTCATCAGACTATGCGGTTAGCGGCTCTTCTGCATGATATAGGAACCTTTCCTTTATCTCACACCACAGAGCTTGCGTACATTCGTCATTGGAAAAAGCGCAAACAGAATGGGTATAAGGGGATAGACCATAATCATGAAACTTTAGGAAGCCATGTTTTATGTCAAACAGATTTTGATGGGGGACTTACTCGAATTTTAAAAGAAGGGGGAGTCGATCCTGTAGAACTTTCCAATATCATCAAAGGTACATCTAAAAACACTTTGGCCAATCAGTTGGTGCATTCAGATATTGATGCCGATCGTATGGATTACTTGTTACGGGATGCTTACCACACAGGTGTACGACTTGGTATTTACGACATAGATTTTCTGATTCGCAATATGGTGCTGGTCAACCATGGTGGACATACGGTCCTTGCTTTTAAAGAAGAGGCCATGCACGTTGTGGAAAGTTTTTTGGTCAACAGATACTTTTGGTACTCACAAATTATCAGTGATGGGACGAACTATAAGTTTGATCTAGTGGCCGCTAAAATTTACGAATACTTTTTAGAAAACGGCTTAGCTCACTCCTTTGAAGATCTTATCAATGAAGTTTCACAAAAGCCTATGGAGTATTTCACTTTTAATGACTCCTATTTTATGGCTAAGATCAACGAGTATCTGGCAGGAAGAATCAAACATCCTATGATCAGTGAACTCAGTGTGATGCTCACACAAAGAGTACCGCCCGCGCAGATCAGAATTGCCCCAGTGGTGCCCACACTTGTCAGAGGTAAGGAAGAGCGTGATAAACTTTTAGAAAACGTCAATAAAGCCTTTCAGTGGCTAGAAGAAATTATGGCCGATGAATTTCCAGAAGACTGGGTGATCACAGACTTACCCAACAGAGATGTTTCATTTACTCAATCCAAAAAAGAACTGATCCAAAAATATAAAGATCCATTGTATGGCAGTGAAGGAGTAAAAATCCTAACCCGTTCTGGCGACCTAGAATTATTAGTAGATCGCGACAGTGCACTGACCTCTTTCCTTGCTGAAGTAAAAAACTTTATCCCAAGAATTTATGTCAGTCCCACGACTTACGACAAACTAGAAAAAAAGGGAATCCTAGACAAATTCAAAGAACGCCTTAAAAGCGAACTCAAGTCTCCAACACCCATAAAAGCAGGCCGCTAA
- a CDS encoding 50S ribosomal protein L25 codes for MSDKIQLNLQPREPGKRAVKKVRAQGLIPVVIYGNNKENQYACVEDLNFRKAVFPNVNALFELKTPKGVVSALARNIDMDTLNNKVIHADFYAVDANTEIAVFVSLHFEGEPVGLKHGGAVNKVLEEIEVECLPSDIPESIHVDISHLDIDDRILVSDLVLPPKVSLLTDAEETVLIVSEHVEQADAEPAPAAEGTEAAAVTPAATETPAADGDKS; via the coding sequence ATGTCGGATAAGATTCAATTGAATTTGCAACCCAGAGAACCAGGAAAAAGAGCTGTAAAAAAAGTAAGAGCCCAAGGGCTGATTCCTGTGGTGATCTATGGAAATAATAAAGAAAACCAATATGCCTGTGTTGAGGATTTAAACTTCAGAAAAGCGGTGTTTCCAAACGTGAATGCTCTATTTGAGCTTAAAACTCCTAAAGGAGTGGTCTCGGCTTTGGCCAGAAACATTGATATGGACACTTTAAATAATAAAGTCATCCATGCTGACTTTTATGCCGTGGACGCGAATACAGAAATCGCAGTGTTTGTATCTCTACACTTTGAAGGTGAACCTGTGGGGTTAAAACATGGTGGAGCTGTGAATAAAGTTCTAGAAGAGATTGAAGTGGAGTGTTTACCTTCAGATATTCCTGAGTCTATTCACGTAGATATCTCGCACCTAGATATTGATGATCGTATTTTGGTGAGCGATCTGGTGCTGCCACCTAAAGTCAGTCTACTTACAGACGCCGAAGAGACCGTTTTGATTGTTAGTGAGCACGTAGAACAAGCTGATGCTGAACCTGCTCCAGCTGCAGAAGGCACTGAAGCTGCCGCCGTTACACCAGCAGCCACTGAAACTCCAGCCGCAGACGGGGATAAATCCTAA
- a CDS encoding ABC transporter substrate-binding protein, with translation MSELKHILWACCLVGLVLGCTRSNSEDTVVKTTSVKTWSIYGEIPHMNPFYATDVKVWGLQSLVWDPFIVLNKEGQWEKNIVQSWEFSSDFRVGTFKVVPDLVWSDGTKVTAQDFIFSLSFYQYKELKAVHWQGVFDPIKEVEFENNTLTLSLHRAQGFEVWNQILSMARLLPASVLEEVLVLDSDSSSGSTVNVETLKNTGPYKVQNFSSTKSWRLGKNSKSWWYTSKWSPKDQVFGGKDLPMDIVMQKALSKSVIQRGLEKERFDAFVDYGQLELAPQNYKPLYQQKMAKNLVFNFLDSRLKNYDFRKCLLATLPTPEQLKKLDYKGIEFEWSERQRKLFTAPQEVLKTQSQRIKSQQDQLSAGILQDVATFCLKSNGSAGAQSALNVHYVLDQDRKWLEVWQEKAQKWGVILNLISVGESKMAKLLQEKKYQILISESLLDHTDQWPYEVFFSKGLYNSQSWNDKKLDALLKTKSTVIDFQKKQELNAQISTHILDSLGIIYVYEWVRPLAWVKSHCPDSSHFLWWNLLNCMGENTKTP, from the coding sequence ATGAGTGAGCTAAAACATATTCTATGGGCCTGCTGTCTTGTGGGCCTAGTTTTAGGGTGTACACGTTCAAATTCAGAAGACACAGTTGTTAAAACCACCTCTGTAAAAACATGGTCTATTTACGGTGAAATTCCTCACATGAATCCCTTTTATGCTACAGACGTAAAAGTCTGGGGGCTGCAATCTTTGGTTTGGGACCCTTTTATCGTCTTAAACAAAGAAGGACAGTGGGAAAAAAACATTGTGCAGAGTTGGGAGTTCTCGTCTGATTTTAGAGTGGGGACGTTTAAAGTGGTTCCAGACCTGGTGTGGAGTGATGGAACTAAGGTGACAGCCCAAGATTTTATTTTTAGTCTTAGTTTTTACCAATATAAAGAACTTAAAGCTGTTCATTGGCAAGGGGTGTTTGATCCTATCAAAGAAGTGGAGTTTGAAAACAACACCTTAACCCTCTCTTTACATCGCGCACAGGGTTTTGAGGTGTGGAATCAGATTTTGAGCATGGCCCGTCTTTTACCCGCGTCAGTATTGGAAGAGGTTTTAGTTTTGGATTCTGATAGCTCCTCAGGTTCTACGGTGAATGTGGAAACTTTAAAAAATACGGGACCTTATAAAGTTCAAAATTTTTCGTCCACAAAATCTTGGAGACTAGGTAAGAATTCTAAGTCTTGGTGGTACACCTCCAAGTGGTCTCCTAAAGACCAAGTGTTTGGTGGTAAAGATCTGCCTATGGATATTGTCATGCAAAAGGCTTTATCTAAAAGTGTCATTCAAAGAGGTTTAGAAAAAGAGCGTTTTGATGCTTTTGTGGATTATGGACAGCTAGAACTTGCGCCTCAAAATTATAAGCCCCTCTATCAACAAAAGATGGCTAAAAATTTAGTGTTTAATTTTTTAGATTCACGCCTAAAAAATTATGATTTTCGCAAATGCCTTTTAGCCACTTTGCCTACACCAGAGCAGTTAAAAAAACTGGATTATAAAGGAATAGAGTTTGAGTGGAGCGAAAGACAAAGAAAATTGTTCACTGCCCCACAGGAAGTGCTAAAGACCCAAAGTCAGCGCATCAAGTCTCAGCAAGATCAATTATCCGCGGGGATTTTGCAAGATGTGGCCACCTTCTGTTTAAAATCAAATGGATCTGCGGGGGCGCAAAGTGCGTTGAATGTGCACTATGTCTTAGATCAGGATCGAAAATGGTTAGAGGTTTGGCAGGAGAAGGCGCAAAAATGGGGTGTGATTTTAAATCTTATTTCTGTGGGCGAGTCCAAAATGGCCAAGCTTTTACAAGAAAAAAAGTATCAAATTCTGATTTCAGAAAGTCTTTTGGATCATACAGATCAGTGGCCCTATGAGGTGTTCTTTTCCAAAGGTTTATATAACAGTCAAAGTTGGAATGACAAAAAATTAGATGCACTTCTTAAAACTAAATCGACTGTAATAGATTTCCAAAAAAAACAAGAGCTTAACGCTCAGATTTCCACCCATATTTTAGACTCTTTAGGGATCATTTATGTGTATGAGTGGGTCCGGCCTTTAGCGTGGGTGAAATCCCATTGCCCAGACAGTTCTCATTTTTTATGGTGGAACCTCCTCAATTGCATGGGTGAAAACACAAAGACGCCGTAG
- a CDS encoding LysR substrate-binding domain-containing protein — METMKSFKGVMVFVKVAETGSFSRAAKELEVSKSYISKQIVQLEYELGLNLFVRSTRKVSLTNLGHRYLESCKLALAHLEDAQKDILDIAQTPQGNLRVTLAGIFGEEYIAPVLIEMAKKYPKLKVELNFSSQVIDLIAEKFDIAIRIGHLQNSTLFAQKIASRVEYVVCSKNYLQTAPPLNEPKDLIYHNCLGERTAWTFKKRGKSIHTPVKGNFKSNNPRVIQKAALAGLGVARLPGSYTFEEIKKGKLIPVLESYSEDKKDIWIVTPTRNTKNINVRIFIEELKKHISNDYPNVYF; from the coding sequence ATGGAAACAATGAAGTCTTTTAAAGGTGTGATGGTGTTCGTAAAAGTCGCAGAGACAGGAAGTTTCTCGCGTGCAGCAAAAGAGCTTGAAGTTTCAAAATCTTATATCAGCAAACAGATCGTTCAGCTTGAATACGAATTGGGACTGAATCTTTTTGTCCGTTCGACACGCAAAGTAAGCCTTACAAACTTAGGACATCGTTACTTAGAAAGCTGCAAACTTGCACTGGCTCACTTAGAAGATGCGCAAAAAGACATTTTAGATATTGCTCAAACACCACAAGGTAATCTACGCGTCACTTTGGCCGGAATTTTTGGTGAAGAGTATATTGCACCTGTTCTCATTGAAATGGCAAAAAAATACCCCAAACTCAAAGTCGAATTAAATTTTAGTTCACAAGTCATAGATTTGATTGCTGAAAAGTTTGATATCGCCATTCGCATTGGTCATTTACAAAACTCTACCTTGTTCGCACAAAAAATCGCCTCTCGCGTAGAGTATGTCGTGTGTTCCAAAAACTATCTACAAACAGCCCCACCACTGAATGAACCCAAAGATTTAATTTATCACAACTGTCTCGGCGAACGCACAGCTTGGACTTTCAAAAAGCGAGGCAAAAGCATTCACACACCAGTAAAAGGAAACTTCAAAAGCAATAACCCTAGAGTCATCCAAAAGGCCGCATTAGCGGGCTTAGGCGTAGCACGCCTGCCAGGTTCTTATACTTTTGAAGAAATCAAGAAAGGAAAATTGATTCCTGTTTTAGAAAGTTACAGCGAGGATAAAAAAGACATCTGGATTGTTACCCCAACAAGAAATACAAAAAACATAAACGTACGCATCTTCATCGAAGAACTAAAAAAACACATCTCTAACGACTACCCCAACGTATATTTCTAA
- a CDS encoding methylmalonyl-CoA mutase family protein has product MSQSYKPKNAIRIVTAASLFDGHDASINIMRRILQDLGAEVIHLGHNRSVRDVVTAALQEGAQGIAVSSYQGGHMEYFKYMKDLLDAHGAPYVKIFGGGGGVIIHEEKTELEAYGIARVYHPDDGRKLGLEGMIADIVQTCDFSLLEAAKGIKWTRPEGIYDLGPISFRDIGLGITAVEQEASDAVMKTLTLPQGTTSPLVIGVTGTGGAGKSSLIDELVQRFRNMYPAVNVGVVCVDPSKKKTGGALLGDRIRMNSLSRENTFMRSLASRGSGNEISGSLPQVLNFLKTLNFDVLIAESSGIGQANVAITEVCDLSLYVMTSEFGAQSQLEKIDMIDYADFVAINKADRRGSEDALRDVSKQYKRSRKLFDQNVKVPVHMTQASNFNDQGVNALFLNITDVLKDKTEESKWQIQDEQKQMLLDAQKQVIVPADRQHYLSEVTTTVRRYKKDVEKQAQKFEQLGALELVSKTLSSNAEIASQIQSLEKELDPQDLKAVRTWDELVQQYSGDELVYEVRNKPVKQNLRAPSLAGTLIPRVVVPRLGSFGDRYRFLKLENRPGEFPYTAGVFPLKRQGEDPTRQFAGEGPPERTNKRFHYLSKGEQAKRLSTAFDSVTLYGQDPDLRPDIFGKVGESGVSIATLEDMKRLYDGFDLCDPMTSVSMTINGPAPMILAFFMNTAIDQRKEKMAQEVGRALTLEEEKQAEEYALQNVRGTVQADILKEDQGQNTCIFSIDFALKMMGDIQKYFIDQKVRNFYSVSISGYHIAEAGANPITQLALTLSNAFTYVEYYKSRGMSVDEFAPNFSFFFSNGMDPEYSVLGRVARRIWAIAMKDMYGANDRSQKLKYHIQTSGRSLHAQEIQFNDIRTTLQALLAIVDHCNSLHTNAYDEAITTPTEESVRRAKAIQLIINKELGTAKNENSMQGSYFYEWLTDAVEEAVLEEFQKISDRGGVLGAMETQYQRGKIQEESLYYETLKHDGTYPLVGVNTFIDPKTLEEGFKPPKIELARASLDEKNLQLNRTNEYKKTHAVEAEKALAHLKKTALEHGNVFEALMRAARCCTLYQMTEALYEVGGQYRRNL; this is encoded by the coding sequence GTCATGATGCTTCGATCAATATCATGCGAAGAATTTTACAAGACCTTGGAGCCGAGGTGATTCACTTAGGCCACAACAGGTCTGTGCGTGATGTGGTGACAGCCGCTTTACAAGAAGGAGCGCAAGGCATTGCCGTGAGTTCCTATCAAGGTGGGCACATGGAGTACTTCAAGTACATGAAGGATTTACTGGACGCACATGGTGCGCCTTATGTGAAGATCTTTGGTGGTGGCGGTGGAGTGATCATCCACGAGGAGAAGACCGAGTTAGAAGCTTACGGGATTGCCAGAGTTTATCATCCTGATGATGGACGCAAGTTAGGTCTTGAGGGAATGATTGCGGACATTGTTCAAACCTGCGACTTTTCACTACTAGAGGCCGCAAAAGGAATCAAATGGACGCGTCCTGAAGGAATTTATGATTTAGGACCTATTTCTTTTCGAGATATTGGTTTAGGGATCACCGCCGTAGAGCAAGAAGCTTCAGATGCTGTGATGAAAACTTTGACCTTGCCCCAAGGTACGACTTCGCCTCTTGTGATTGGAGTGACAGGAACAGGGGGGGCGGGAAAATCCAGTTTGATTGATGAACTGGTGCAGAGGTTTCGTAATATGTACCCCGCAGTCAATGTAGGTGTGGTGTGTGTGGACCCTTCTAAGAAAAAAACAGGGGGGGCTTTACTTGGGGATCGTATTCGTATGAACTCCTTAAGTCGTGAAAATACATTTATGAGGTCTTTGGCCTCAAGAGGTTCAGGTAATGAGATTTCTGGTTCTTTACCTCAAGTTTTGAACTTTTTAAAAACTTTAAATTTTGATGTTTTGATCGCTGAAAGTTCGGGAATTGGTCAAGCCAATGTGGCCATCACAGAAGTGTGTGATTTAAGTTTATATGTGATGACTTCAGAGTTTGGAGCGCAAAGCCAGTTAGAAAAAATTGATATGATTGACTATGCCGACTTTGTGGCGATCAACAAGGCGGACCGTCGTGGTTCTGAAGATGCTCTGAGAGACGTGAGCAAACAGTATAAACGTTCTCGTAAACTTTTTGATCAGAACGTGAAAGTCCCTGTGCACATGACCCAGGCTTCTAATTTTAATGATCAAGGCGTGAATGCTTTATTTTTAAATATCACGGACGTGCTTAAGGATAAAACTGAGGAATCCAAGTGGCAGATTCAAGACGAGCAAAAACAAATGCTTTTAGATGCACAAAAACAAGTGATTGTGCCAGCAGACCGACAACATTATCTTTCAGAAGTTACAACTACGGTCAGACGCTATAAAAAAGATGTAGAAAAGCAAGCTCAGAAATTTGAACAGTTAGGGGCTTTGGAACTTGTTTCTAAAACCCTATCATCCAACGCTGAGATTGCGTCCCAAATTCAAAGCTTAGAAAAAGAGTTAGACCCTCAAGACTTAAAGGCTGTTAGGACATGGGATGAACTGGTGCAACAGTACAGTGGCGATGAACTTGTGTATGAAGTTCGCAATAAACCAGTGAAACAAAATCTGCGTGCCCCTTCTTTGGCGGGCACGTTGATTCCTAGAGTGGTGGTGCCAAGGCTTGGTTCTTTTGGCGATCGCTATCGTTTTTTAAAATTAGAAAATCGTCCTGGAGAATTCCCTTACACCGCTGGGGTGTTTCCTCTTAAACGCCAAGGTGAAGATCCCACTCGTCAGTTTGCAGGTGAAGGCCCACCAGAACGCACCAACAAGCGGTTTCATTATTTAAGTAAGGGTGAGCAAGCCAAGCGTTTGTCCACGGCTTTTGACAGTGTGACTTTGTATGGTCAAGACCCTGATCTTCGTCCAGATATTTTTGGTAAAGTTGGCGAAAGTGGAGTAAGCATTGCCACCCTTGAGGACATGAAGCGACTCTATGATGGCTTTGATCTTTGTGATCCTATGACCAGTGTGAGTATGACCATCAATGGCCCCGCACCCATGATTCTTGCTTTTTTTATGAACACAGCCATAGATCAACGAAAAGAAAAGATGGCCCAAGAGGTAGGTCGCGCCCTTACTTTAGAAGAAGAAAAGCAGGCTGAAGAGTATGCTCTACAAAATGTCAGAGGGACTGTGCAAGCCGACATTTTAAAAGAAGACCAAGGGCAGAACACCTGTATCTTTTCTATTGATTTTGCTTTGAAGATGATGGGCGATATACAAAAGTATTTTATTGATCAAAAGGTCAGAAATTTTTATTCCGTAAGTATTTCTGGTTATCATATCGCTGAAGCAGGTGCAAACCCCATCACTCAACTAGCACTGACGCTGAGTAATGCTTTTACCTATGTTGAATACTATAAGTCGCGTGGGATGAGTGTGGATGAGTTTGCTCCTAACTTTTCGTTCTTCTTTAGTAATGGTATGGACCCTGAGTATTCCGTATTAGGTCGTGTGGCGCGAAGAATTTGGGCCATTGCCATGAAAGACATGTATGGGGCTAATGATCGTTCGCAAAAACTTAAATATCACATTCAGACCAGTGGACGTTCTTTGCATGCCCAAGAGATTCAGTTCAATGACATCAGAACTACACTGCAAGCTCTTTTAGCTATCGTGGACCATTGCAACTCTTTACACACTAATGCCTATGATGAAGCGATCACCACCCCGACTGAAGAGTCCGTGCGCAGGGCTAAAGCCATCCAGCTCATCATCAATAAAGAACTTGGTACAGCTAAAAATGAAAACTCAATGCAAGGAAGTTACTTCTATGAGTGGCTCACCGATGCAGTAGAAGAAGCCGTACTCGAAGAGTTCCAAAAGATCAGTGACCGTGGTGGGGTGTTAGGGGCTATGGAGACCCAATACCAAAGAGGAAAGATTCAAGAAGAGTCTTTGTATTATGAGACATTAAAACATGACGGCACTTATCCTTTGGTGGGTGTAAACACCTTTATTGATCCCAAAACTTTAGAAGAAGGATTTAAACCTCCTAAGATCGAACTTGCTCGTGCCTCTTTAGATGAAAAAAATCTACAACTTAATCGCACCAATGAGTACAAGAAGACTCATGCTGTGGAAGCTGAGAAGGCTTTAGCGCACCTTAAAAAAACAGCGCTTGAACATGGCAATGTGTTTGAAGCTTTGATGAGAGCGGCAAGATGTTGCACTTTGTATCAGATGACAGAAGCCTTATATGAAGTGGGCGGTCAGTACCGTCGTAATCTTTAA